The proteins below come from a single Leifsonia sp. 1010 genomic window:
- a CDS encoding acyl-CoA thioesterase/BAAT N-terminal domain-containing protein — protein MPVRRLLRVAVLGAVAALVFSACATGQGAGARFVFSRFGDGITEPVGIQVVGLQPGEPVVLTARARSNAGAWSSRAVYAVPPTGTVRLWSQEPTAAPYPRPDSSGLLWSLTGPSLSQQQLEAQWVYSPLDVRFSAEQAGHQVASGELHRAPLSAGTISRDLLGSDLIGTGDPEASGLAPTASVGTLVDSVPTPVDLRPGVIVIDGDDGGASGAFVSRRIASAGFPVVVLPAFVPAGRIPGSAALSVETFDAVLTWFSSLPVVDEGRIFVYGTGRASSLALWFAANDPDRVHGAFAASGATALQCTSSAGSPLLIQHGRALPCANPERTIAGTDILALQRISGPLVLACGTDDRLLPTACDWTRAGEQARGDEPGDAFLYADGAGHDITTPPLLPIGLSDLDPATAQATEQARAQFWQVVIAKLAGAMRP, from the coding sequence ATGCCCGTGAGACGGCTGCTGCGGGTCGCGGTCCTCGGAGCGGTCGCGGCCCTCGTGTTCTCGGCCTGCGCGACGGGCCAGGGAGCGGGCGCGCGGTTCGTCTTCAGCCGCTTCGGCGACGGGATCACGGAGCCCGTCGGCATCCAGGTCGTCGGGCTGCAGCCGGGCGAGCCGGTGGTGCTCACGGCACGGGCGCGCTCCAACGCCGGAGCGTGGTCGTCGCGGGCGGTCTACGCGGTTCCGCCCACGGGAACCGTCCGGCTGTGGTCGCAGGAGCCGACGGCCGCGCCCTACCCCCGTCCGGACAGCTCCGGTCTGCTCTGGAGCCTGACCGGACCGTCGCTCAGTCAGCAGCAGCTGGAGGCGCAGTGGGTGTACAGCCCGCTCGATGTGCGGTTCTCGGCGGAGCAGGCGGGGCACCAGGTGGCCTCCGGCGAACTCCACCGGGCGCCGCTCTCGGCGGGGACGATCAGCCGGGACCTGCTGGGAAGCGACCTGATCGGCACCGGCGACCCGGAGGCCAGCGGCCTCGCGCCGACCGCGTCGGTCGGAACACTGGTCGACTCCGTGCCAACGCCGGTCGACCTGCGGCCCGGCGTCATCGTCATCGACGGGGACGACGGGGGAGCGTCCGGGGCGTTCGTCTCGCGCCGGATCGCGTCGGCCGGTTTCCCCGTCGTCGTGCTTCCGGCGTTCGTCCCCGCCGGACGCATCCCCGGATCGGCCGCGCTCTCGGTCGAGACGTTCGACGCCGTGCTGACGTGGTTCTCCTCCCTTCCCGTCGTGGACGAGGGGCGCATCTTCGTGTACGGCACCGGTCGTGCCTCGTCGCTGGCCCTCTGGTTCGCCGCGAACGACCCGGATCGCGTCCACGGAGCGTTCGCCGCCAGCGGCGCGACGGCGCTCCAGTGCACGTCGTCCGCGGGCAGCCCGCTGCTCATCCAGCACGGGAGGGCGCTGCCGTGCGCCAACCCGGAGCGCACGATCGCGGGCACGGACATCCTTGCGCTGCAGCGCATCAGCGGACCGCTCGTGCTGGCCTGCGGCACCGACGACCGGCTCCTGCCCACGGCGTGCGACTGGACGCGTGCGGGGGAGCAGGCGCGCGGCGACGAGCCGGGGGACGCCTTCCTCTACGCCGACGGCGCCGGCCACGACATCACCACCCCGCCCCTGCTGCCCATCGGACTGAGCGATCTGGATCCCGCGACGGCGCAGGCGACGGAGCAGGCGCGCGCGCAGTTCTGGCAGGTCGTGATCGCGAAGCTGGCGGGGGCGATGCGGCCATGA
- a CDS encoding acyl-CoA thioesterase/BAAT N-terminal domain-containing protein, with product MRRAVVGVVLALLVASLAGCVAVPGAGGPRVEVSEEPSGVWKPVHVRVVSLPPGGRVTVRVTARSGSAVGERWTSQAVYSVPSSGVVDLDHDVPAEAPFGGADGMGLFWTLQSESGREANSPQVWGGSTMTVDLEAVIDGRRVAARRLHRVGLTSVAPSRAVFDDGITGDYFQPASAAAAPRPAVLVFDGTEPDVQTGVLSAATLSAMGYPALALSTYGSAGQLGPVRVLPAERVVAALNWLRAQPGVDARRVFVFGTSRGAQLALWTAVAHPELVYGAIAPAGTTGLVCPSPVPGPAITVGGSWVPCLSGTRVVTRAAVLDLDRIPGPVVLGCAGEDEQLGNGCRWLDVAAEVRPARGGDAYLRAPKATHTFYLPPYTPLDLPAAPQAQPTEDARVALWSAIGRALNVRGP from the coding sequence ATGAGGCGGGCGGTGGTGGGCGTGGTCCTCGCGCTGCTGGTCGCATCCCTCGCCGGCTGCGTAGCCGTACCGGGCGCCGGCGGACCGCGCGTCGAGGTCAGCGAGGAGCCGAGCGGCGTCTGGAAGCCGGTCCACGTCCGTGTCGTCTCGTTGCCGCCCGGTGGACGAGTGACGGTTCGCGTGACGGCGCGATCCGGCTCTGCGGTGGGCGAGCGGTGGACCTCGCAGGCCGTCTACAGCGTCCCGTCCTCCGGCGTCGTCGACCTCGACCACGACGTGCCCGCCGAGGCCCCGTTCGGCGGAGCGGACGGGATGGGCCTGTTCTGGACGCTGCAGAGCGAGTCGGGCCGCGAGGCGAACTCCCCGCAGGTGTGGGGCGGATCGACGATGACCGTGGACTTGGAGGCGGTCATCGACGGACGCCGTGTCGCCGCCCGCCGCCTGCATCGGGTCGGGCTGACGTCGGTGGCGCCGTCTCGCGCGGTGTTCGACGACGGCATCACGGGCGACTACTTCCAGCCGGCGTCGGCCGCAGCGGCACCCCGCCCGGCCGTGCTCGTCTTCGACGGAACAGAGCCGGATGTGCAGACCGGCGTGCTCTCGGCGGCCACGCTCTCCGCGATGGGGTACCCGGCGCTCGCGTTGTCGACCTACGGATCGGCGGGCCAGCTCGGGCCGGTCCGCGTCCTCCCTGCCGAGCGCGTCGTCGCCGCCCTGAACTGGCTGCGCGCGCAGCCGGGCGTGGATGCGCGGCGCGTGTTCGTCTTCGGGACCTCGCGCGGCGCGCAGCTCGCCCTCTGGACCGCGGTCGCGCATCCCGAGCTGGTCTACGGCGCCATCGCGCCCGCCGGGACCACCGGGCTGGTCTGCCCGTCGCCCGTGCCCGGTCCGGCGATCACCGTCGGAGGCTCGTGGGTGCCCTGCCTCAGCGGCACCCGTGTGGTGACGCGGGCGGCCGTGCTCGATCTGGACCGCATCCCCGGTCCGGTGGTCCTGGGATGCGCGGGGGAGGACGAGCAGCTCGGGAACGGCTGCCGGTGGCTCGACGTCGCGGCCGAGGTGCGGCCGGCGCGCGGGGGAGACGCGTACCTCCGGGCGCCGAAGGCGACGCACACCTTCTACCTCCCGCCGTACACGCCGCTCGACCTGCCCGCCGCGCCGCAGGCGCAGCCGACCGAGGACGCCCGGGTAGCGCTGTGGTCGGCGATCGGCCGCGCCCTCAACGTGCGCGGCCCGTGA
- a CDS encoding DNA polymerase III subunit gamma and tau yields MVTALYRRYRPDTFAEMIGQSQVTEPLMTALRTNRVNHAYLFSGPRGCGKTTSARILARCLNCAEGPTDTPCGKCASCIELSRDGGGSLDVVEIDAASHNGVDDARDIRERAIFAPARDRYKIFILDEAHMVTPQGFNALLKIVEEPPEHVKFIFATTEPEKVIGTIRSRTHHYPFRLVPPAQMLEYVQSLCDSEGMTVAPGVLPLVVRAGGGSPRDTLSLLDQLMAGSESSAIDYERAVALLGYTHAALLDDVIDAISARDAAGAFAAVDRVIQTGQDPRRFVEDLLERLRDLIVVAATSVEGAAAVLRGVPQDELDRMGVQAMKFGAAELSRAADIVNAALTEMTGATSPRLHLELMIARVLVPSSDESERGALARVERLERRVGVSDAIGSEPGRAEGGRTERVAAERGAPAVASSAPSREPARAAAPAAPAASSAAPTTPSAPAPVASVAAPDAASAEPVAEAEPAPETATATPSGDETPVAAPAPTEQPSATAASQAPAAPVGPVTTQQVKDAWPQILDAVQRAKRSAWMVVFTAQVRSLNGDVLSLSFPSDNDVQSFRQPDAGGAPGVSEYLRQAIVDVLGIRVKFIAKADSAPGSGGSPRPSAGAPAAPAAETWPGAEPGGARQAAPAAPTASAPDMSAQSGTASPRSTAPDAGSSRAAAPAAAAPAAAAPAAVVTEWATVTIPSSSETAEAAATVTSAVVTMERPAAPSTAPQAPTPAAAPPGAPATEEPPFDDVPPPEIEPPFEPPVPEEPAGDWAAAPSATAVAAPPATPSAQPARSAESASSGDAARAARPSSAPAAGSRTPTFQQPQRYGEAVVREILGATFIEEQPAPPTPGMR; encoded by the coding sequence GTGGTAACCGCCCTGTATCGCCGCTATCGGCCCGACACCTTCGCCGAGATGATCGGCCAGTCTCAGGTGACGGAGCCGCTGATGACGGCACTGCGCACCAACCGGGTGAATCACGCCTACCTGTTCTCGGGTCCCCGCGGTTGCGGCAAGACCACCTCGGCCCGCATCCTGGCGCGCTGCCTGAACTGCGCAGAGGGGCCCACCGACACCCCGTGCGGTAAGTGCGCCAGCTGCATCGAGCTGAGCCGCGACGGCGGCGGCTCCCTCGACGTGGTCGAGATCGACGCGGCCAGCCACAACGGCGTCGACGACGCGCGCGACATCCGCGAGCGTGCGATCTTCGCCCCCGCCCGCGACCGCTACAAGATCTTCATCCTCGACGAGGCGCACATGGTCACCCCGCAGGGCTTCAACGCCCTGCTGAAGATCGTGGAGGAGCCGCCGGAGCACGTGAAGTTCATCTTCGCGACGACCGAGCCCGAGAAGGTGATCGGGACGATCCGTTCCCGCACCCACCACTACCCGTTCCGGCTCGTCCCTCCCGCGCAGATGCTGGAGTACGTGCAGAGTCTGTGCGACAGCGAGGGCATGACGGTCGCACCGGGAGTCCTCCCGCTGGTGGTGCGTGCGGGCGGCGGTTCGCCGCGCGACACGCTCTCCCTGCTCGACCAGCTGATGGCCGGGTCCGAGAGCAGCGCCATCGACTACGAGCGGGCGGTCGCCCTCCTCGGCTACACGCACGCCGCGCTGCTCGACGACGTGATCGACGCGATCTCGGCTCGGGATGCGGCAGGCGCCTTCGCGGCGGTCGACCGCGTCATCCAGACCGGTCAGGACCCGCGGCGGTTCGTCGAAGACCTGCTGGAGCGGCTGCGCGACCTGATCGTGGTCGCCGCCACGAGCGTCGAGGGGGCGGCGGCCGTGCTGCGCGGCGTCCCGCAGGACGAGCTCGACCGGATGGGCGTGCAGGCCATGAAGTTCGGCGCCGCAGAGCTGAGCCGCGCCGCCGATATCGTGAACGCCGCGCTCACCGAGATGACCGGCGCGACGTCGCCGCGGCTCCACCTCGAACTCATGATCGCCCGCGTACTGGTGCCGTCGAGCGACGAGAGCGAGCGCGGTGCGCTCGCCCGCGTGGAGCGGCTCGAGCGCCGCGTCGGCGTGAGCGACGCCATCGGCTCCGAGCCCGGTCGCGCCGAGGGCGGTCGGACGGAACGTGTGGCCGCCGAGCGCGGCGCACCGGCCGTGGCGAGCTCGGCCCCGTCTCGCGAGCCGGCCCGTGCCGCGGCCCCCGCGGCCCCCGCGGCTTCTTCGGCTGCGCCGACGACGCCGTCTGCTCCTGCGCCCGTCGCATCCGTTGCGGCTCCCGATGCTGCCTCGGCAGAGCCGGTCGCCGAGGCCGAGCCCGCCCCGGAGACCGCCACGGCCACGCCGTCGGGCGACGAGACGCCCGTAGCGGCTCCGGCCCCGACAGAGCAGCCCTCCGCGACCGCCGCGTCGCAGGCTCCGGCGGCACCCGTCGGTCCCGTCACCACCCAGCAGGTCAAAGACGCCTGGCCGCAGATCCTCGACGCCGTGCAGCGGGCCAAGCGCAGCGCGTGGATGGTCGTCTTCACCGCGCAGGTGCGTTCGCTGAACGGCGACGTCCTGTCTCTGTCGTTCCCCAGCGACAACGACGTCCAGAGTTTCCGGCAGCCCGACGCCGGTGGCGCCCCGGGCGTCAGTGAGTACCTGCGTCAGGCGATCGTCGATGTCCTCGGCATCCGCGTGAAGTTCATCGCGAAGGCCGACTCGGCTCCCGGGTCCGGCGGATCGCCCCGTCCCTCCGCCGGTGCGCCCGCCGCGCCTGCGGCCGAGACGTGGCCGGGTGCCGAGCCGGGTGGTGCCCGACAGGCGGCGCCGGCCGCACCCACGGCATCCGCTCCGGATATGTCGGCCCAGTCCGGCACCGCCTCTCCGCGGTCGACCGCGCCCGACGCCGGGTCCTCGCGCGCGGCCGCTCCGGCCGCCGCTGCTCCGGCTGCGGCCGCTCCGGCTGCTGTCGTCACCGAGTGGGCGACCGTCACCATCCCCTCCTCGAGCGAGACCGCTGAGGCGGCCGCGACGGTGACCTCCGCCGTGGTCACCATGGAGCGTCCGGCCGCGCCGTCCACAGCACCGCAGGCACCCACGCCTGCCGCAGCTCCGCCCGGCGCTCCCGCGACGGAGGAGCCGCCGTTCGACGACGTCCCGCCGCCCGAGATCGAGCCGCCATTCGAGCCGCCCGTCCCGGAGGAGCCCGCGGGCGACTGGGCCGCCGCCCCGTCCGCCACGGCCGTCGCCGCTCCGCCAGCGACACCGTCGGCGCAGCCCGCGCGCAGCGCGGAGAGCGCGTCGTCCGGCGATGCCGCACGCGCGGCGCGTCCGTCCTCAGCCCCGGCCGCGGGTTCCCGCACGCCGACCTTCCAGCAGCCGCAGCGCTACGGCGAGGCGGTTGTCCGGGAGATCCTCGGTGCCACCTTCATCGAGGAGCAGCCCGCACCTCCGACCCCGGGGATGAGGTAG
- the recR gene encoding recombination mediator RecR, whose amino-acid sequence MYEGIVQELIDELGRLPGIGPKSAQRIAFHILQTETFDVTRLAEVLLEVRDKVRFCEICGNVTEEPTCSICRDPRRTPTLICVVEEAKDVVAIERTREFRGLYHVLGGAISPIDGVGPDDLRIRQLMQRLADGTVQEVIIATDPNLEGEATATYLSRLLTTLEIRVTRLASGLPVGGDLEYADEVTLGRAFEGRRQVS is encoded by the coding sequence GTGTACGAAGGCATCGTCCAGGAGCTGATCGACGAGCTCGGGCGGCTGCCGGGCATCGGCCCGAAGTCCGCTCAGCGCATCGCGTTCCACATCCTGCAGACCGAGACGTTCGACGTCACCCGCCTCGCGGAGGTGCTGCTCGAGGTGCGCGACAAGGTGCGCTTCTGCGAGATCTGCGGCAACGTGACGGAGGAGCCGACCTGCTCCATCTGCCGCGACCCGCGCCGCACGCCGACCCTCATCTGCGTGGTCGAGGAGGCGAAGGACGTCGTCGCGATCGAACGCACCCGCGAGTTCCGCGGGCTGTACCACGTGCTCGGCGGGGCGATCAGCCCCATCGACGGTGTCGGACCCGACGACCTGCGCATCCGCCAGCTGATGCAGCGGCTGGCTGACGGCACGGTCCAGGAGGTGATCATCGCCACCGATCCGAACCTGGAGGGTGAGGCGACGGCCACCTACCTCAGCCGCCTGCTCACCACGCTCGAGATCCGTGTGACGCGGCTCGCGTCCGGTCTGCCGGTCGGCGGAGACCTCGAGTACGCCGACGAGGTCACCCTGGGCCGCGCGTTCGAGGGCCGCCGCCAGGTCTCCTGA
- a CDS encoding aspartate kinase, giving the protein MALIVQKFGGSSVATAESIKRVAKRIVETRKAGNEVVVAVSAMGDTTDELIDLAHEVTPIPAPRELDMLLTAGERISMALLAMAIKSMGYDARSFTGSQAGMITDAQHGSARIVDVTPGRIQDALTEGAIAIVAGFQGFSRESRDITTLGRGGSDTTAVALAAALGAEVCEIYTDVDGVFTSDPRQVPLARKIGRITSEEMLELAAAGAKVLHIRAVEYARRHNVTLHVRSSFSNKEGTYVLNEAAAAEAAKKDGTVEEPIISGVATDLSEAKITVVGVPDVPGKAAQIFKIVAKANANVDMIVQNVSAAATSLTDISFTLPKSEGQRVLTALTAERDEVGYQSLQYDDQIGKLALVGAGMRTNSGVSAKLFEALYDAGINIEMISTSEIRISVVTRADTVAEAARVVHTAFGLDGDEKAVVYAGTGR; this is encoded by the coding sequence GTGGCCCTCATCGTCCAGAAGTTCGGCGGTTCGTCCGTCGCGACAGCTGAGAGCATCAAGCGCGTCGCGAAGCGCATCGTCGAGACGCGCAAGGCCGGCAACGAGGTCGTCGTCGCCGTCTCTGCCATGGGCGACACGACGGACGAGCTCATCGACCTGGCGCACGAGGTCACCCCGATCCCCGCGCCCCGCGAGCTCGACATGCTGCTCACCGCGGGTGAGCGCATCTCGATGGCGCTGCTCGCGATGGCGATCAAGAGCATGGGATACGACGCCCGATCGTTCACCGGCAGCCAGGCCGGCATGATCACCGATGCGCAGCACGGCTCCGCACGCATCGTCGACGTCACGCCCGGCCGCATCCAGGATGCGCTGACCGAGGGCGCCATCGCGATCGTCGCCGGATTCCAGGGCTTCAGCCGGGAGTCGCGCGACATCACCACCCTCGGCCGCGGCGGGTCCGACACGACGGCCGTCGCCCTCGCCGCCGCCCTCGGCGCGGAGGTCTGCGAGATCTACACCGACGTCGACGGCGTCTTCACCTCAGACCCGCGGCAGGTTCCGCTCGCCCGCAAGATCGGCCGCATCACCAGCGAGGAGATGCTGGAACTCGCGGCCGCCGGCGCAAAGGTGCTGCACATCCGCGCCGTCGAGTACGCACGGCGACACAACGTGACGCTGCACGTGCGCTCGTCGTTCTCCAACAAGGAGGGCACGTATGTCCTCAACGAAGCAGCGGCCGCCGAGGCCGCCAAGAAGGATGGAACCGTGGAAGAGCCCATCATCTCCGGCGTGGCCACCGACCTGAGCGAGGCCAAGATCACCGTCGTCGGCGTGCCCGACGTGCCCGGCAAGGCCGCGCAGATCTTCAAGATCGTCGCGAAGGCGAACGCGAACGTCGACATGATCGTCCAGAACGTGTCCGCTGCGGCCACCAGCCTCACCGACATCTCCTTCACCCTCCCCAAGTCGGAGGGGCAGCGCGTGCTGACCGCCCTCACCGCCGAGCGCGACGAGGTCGGCTACCAGTCCCTCCAGTACGACGACCAGATCGGCAAGCTGGCCCTGGTCGGCGCCGGGATGCGCACCAACTCGGGGGTCTCGGCGAAGCTCTTCGAGGCGCTCTACGACGCGGGCATCAACATCGAGATGATCTCTACCAGCGAGATCCGCATCTCGGTCGTCACCCGCGCCGACACGGTTGCTGAGGCCGCCCGCGTCGTCCACACGGCCTTCGGGCTCGACGGGGATGAGAAGGCCGTCGTCTACGCCGGCACCGGCCGGTAG